In Corynebacterium frankenforstense DSM 45800, the DNA window TGGAAGGCTTCCGGCTAGAAGCCCACGCCGGGGGCCTCGGCGGCCAGCGGCAGGTCCTCGACGGACTCGGCGTCCTTCGGGTCGACCTCGTCGGCCCAGCGGCCGGGGCGCTCGGGCGGCTCGAGGCCCTCGACCTCGATGAGCGGGCAGTCGCGGTACAGGCGGTCCAGGCCGTAGAACTCACGCTCCGCGGTGCGCTGGACGTGCACGACGACTCCGCCGTAGTCGAGGAGGACCCAGAGATACTCGCGGTTTCCCTCGCGGCGCAGCGGCTCGGCGCCGGCCTCGGACATCGCGTCCTCGACGGCGTCGACGATCGCGCGCACCTGCGGCTCGCTGCCGGCGGAGGCGATCACGAAGGCGTCGCTGATTGCCAGGACGTCGGAGACGTCGATGACGGCGGTGTTCTCAGCCTGCTTGTCGTCGGCGGCCAGGGCCGCCACGGACGCGAGGCGACGGGATTCCTCGGAGACAGTCACTCAGTTCCTCTTGTCTAGGGATAGGGTTGTTCACCCCGATCTTTGCACGTCGTCACTGACGCCGCGAATGCGGGCTGGTCAGACGGTCCTCGCCGGCGGTCGAATAGAGCCGGCGCTTGGCGATGTACTGCACCACCCCGTCCGGCACCAGGTACCAGACCGGGGCGCCGGCGGCGGCGCGCTCGCGGCAGTCGGTCGAGGAGATCGCCAGGGCCGGCACGTCCACCAGGGAGACGTGCTCGCGGTGCACCTCGGGCACGACGGCCTCGTCGAGCTCGTAGCCGGGTCGGGTGACCCCGATGAAGTGGGCGAGGTCGAGCATGCTCTCCCAGTCGTGCCAGGTGACGATCGAGCGCATGGCGTCGGCGCCGGTGATGAAGAAGAGCTCGGCGTCCGGGAACTGCGCGCGCAGGTCCGTCAGGGTGTCCACGGTGTAGGTGGGCCCGCCGCGGTCGATGTCGACGCGGCTGACGGAGAACCGCGGGTTCGAGGCGGTGGCGATGACCGTCATCAGGTAGCGGTCCTCGGCGTCAGAGACCTTCTTGTCCGCCTTCTGCCACGGGTTGCCCGTGGGCACGAAGATGACCTTGTCCAGCGCGAAGCGGTGGGCGACCTCGCTGGCGGCGACGAGGTGACCGTGGTGGATCGGGTCGAAGGTGCCGCCCATGATGCCGACACGCTGGCGCGGTGCGCCGTTCGGGCTAGTCATGGGACGGAACTATACGTCTCCGTCCACCATGCGTGCCAGGGCGTCGGCGACCTCGGCCTCGCGCGGGGCGTGCTCCGGGCGGCCCGTGAAGTAGGTGTCGTGCGGGCCGCCGCCGTCGCCCAGGGCGAGCGCGGCGGCCTCCGGGGAGAAGTCGCAGCTGAAGTCCTTGGGCAGGCAGTACTCCACGCGCTCGACCTCGCCGGCGGGCACGCGCGGGATGCCCATGAGCTCCGGCAGGCCGGGCAGCGCGCCGTGGGGCGCGTGCGGGTCGCCGAGGTAGATCACCCCGCGCAGCCGGCCCTGCGCGTGCAGCCGGGTCTCCAGGCCGGTGAGCACCGTCGCGCCCTGCGAGTAGCCGAGCAGCACGTAGTCGGGCCGGCAGCCGGTCTCGGCCTCGTGGCGCTCGAGGTGGCCGGGCAGCGCCTCGATCGTCGCGCGCGGGTCGGAGGCGTGGACCTGGCCGAGCTCCGGGATGACCTCGAGGGCGCGCCGTGCCGTGTCGGCGGGGCTGAGCCGCTCGCCTTCCTCGGCGAGCTGCGGCAGGCCGAGGGTGCCCGGGTAGACCTCGCGGTCGAGCGCGATGAGCTCGGCGCGCGCGTTGAGGCCCGGGTGGCGGGCCTCGGCGAGGTCGAGGAGCCCGCGCAGAGTCTTGCCCTCGTCCCCGAAGCCGGGGTCGTCCTGGTCCGTGCCTCGGGCGGCGATGACGGCGACGTCCCGGCAGGTCTCCGGGGCGGGCACGGCGGCGTCGGCCACGGGAGCGACGGTCCCGGCGAGGACCAGCGCGCCGGCGGCGAGGGCGGCTCTTCTGGCGGTGGCGGCGAGGCTCATGAGATCAGGGCCGGGTCTGGCCGTCCCCCTCGAGGATCCACTTGGTGCTGGTCAACTCCGGCAGGGCCATCGGCCCGCGGGCGTGCAGCTTCTGGGTGGAGATGCCGATCTCGGCGCCCATGTCGTACTGCTCGCCGTCGGTGAAGGCCGTCGAGGCGTTGACCATGACGGCCGCGGCGTCGACCTCGGCGGTGAAGCGCTCGCAGACCCGGCGCGACTCGGCGCAGACGGCCTCGGTGTGCCCGGTGGTCCAGCGCGCGATGTGCGCGATGGCCCCGTCCACGCCGTCGACGACGGCGCAAGCGATGTCCATCGACAGGTACTCCTCGCCCCAGTCGTGCTCGTCGGCGGCGACGACGTCGCGGGCGCCGAAGGCGGCCAGCTCGTCGACGTCGCCGTGCACGGTGACCCCCGCCTCCTGGAGGGCGCGCACCACGGCGAGCCGCGCGGCGTCGTCAAGCGCGGAGTCGAGCAGGACGGTCTCGGTGGCGTTGCACACCGACGGCCGGCGCGTCTTGCCGTTGAGGACGATCGCGATGGCCTGCTCGAGGTCGGCCGAGGCGTCGATGTAGACGTGGCAGTTGCCGGTGCCGGTCTCGATGGCGGGCACCGTGGCACCCAGGACGACGGTCTCGATGAGCTTCGCGCCGCCGCGCGGGATGACGACGTCGACGAGCCCGCGGGCGGTGATCAGGTCGCGCACGGAACCGTGGGACTCGCACGGCAGCAGGTGGACGGCCTCGCGCGGCAGGCCGGAGGCCTCGAGGGCGTCGCGCAGCACCGCGACCAGGGCCTCGTTGGAGCGCCGGGCCGAGCGCGAGCCGCGCAGGAGCGCGACGTTGCCGGCCTTGAGGGCGAGCCCGAAGGCGTCGACGGTGACGTTGGGGCGGGCCTCGTAGACCATGCCCATCACGCCGAGCGGGACGCGCACGCGGCGCATGCGGATGCCGTTGCCCATCACGTGGCCGCCGAGGACCTCGCCGACGGGGTCGGTCAGCGCGGCGACCTGGCGCAGGCCGGCGGCCATGCCGGCCACGCGCGCGGCGTCGAGGCTCAGGCGGTCGATGAGCGACCCGCTCATCCCGGCGGCGCGACCGGCCTCGACGTCGGCGCCGTTGGCGGCGAGCACCTCGTCGGTGCGCGCCTCGAGCGCGTCGGCGGCGGCGTGCAGCGCGGCGTTCTTCCGGTCGCTGCTCAGCCGGGCGATCGCGGGGGCGACGGCGCGCGCGGCGCGGGCGGCGGCGAGCACCTCCCCGCGTTCGCGGCGGCGCTCGGGGGTCTCGTCGTGGGTCTCGTCGGCGGTCATGGCCCACGAGTGTAGTGCGCCCGGCGGGCCCGGGGGTCAGTACTGGGCGGCGACGTCGACCTCGGTGGGCATGCGCTCGCCGGCCTCGAAGGCGGCGATGTTCTCGAGGGTGCGCGGGCCGGTGACCCGGTGCATGTTGGGCAGCGTGTTCGCGCTGTGCGGGGTGATCAACACGTTGTCCATCGCCCACAGCGGGTGGTCCTCGGGCAGCGGCTCCGGGTCGGTGACGTCCAGGCCCGCCCCGCCCAGGTGGCCGGAGGCGAGGGCCGCGACCAGCGCGTCGGTGTCGACGGTGCCGCCGCGGCCGGTGTTGACCACGATGCAGCCGGCCTTCAGCGCGGCGAGCAGGTCGGCGTCGACGACGCCGCGGGTGGCGTCCGTCAGCGGCAGCAGGTTGACCAGCACGTCGACGCGGCCCCAGGCCCCGGCGGCGTCGGCGAGCGCCACCGTCTCGTGGGCGCCGGGCACGTCGCGCCCGGAGGTGTTGACCGCGATGACGTGGACGTGGAAGGGCGCGAGCATCTCGATGAGGCGCTCGCCGATGCCACCGGCGCCGAGGATGACCACGGTCATCTCGTGGAAGAGGTAGCGGGAGCGGGCCTGGATGGTCGGCACGACGTCGAAGGAGCCGGCCCGGGTGGCCAGCTTGTGCTCGTGCAGGACGCCGAGCAGCAGGCCCAGGGTCGACTCGGCGACGCTGTCGGCGTACCAGCCGGCCGCGTTCGCCCAGCGCACCTTCGGGTCGAGCTGGCCGTTGCGGACCAGCGCGTCGAGGCCCGCGAAGGCGGTCTGGACGAACCTGATGTTGTCGGGCAGCTCCGGGAAGGCGTCCCAGTAGCCGGTGTAGAGCAGGAAGTCGGCCTTCTCGAGGTCCTCGACGCGCTCGTGACCGGCGGCGGCGAGGTCGGCCTCGGTCTCCTCCCAGGGCTCGGGCAGCATGACGTATCTCATGGCTCTCAGTATCCCGCCTCGACGTCGACCTCGGTCGGCATGGTCTCCCCGTTCGCGAAGGCGGCGGCGTTGGCCACGATCTGCGGGCCGATCAGGTGGCGCGCCACGCGGTCGGTGGCGGCGATGTGCGGGGAGATGGTGCAGTTGGGCAGCGGCCACAGCGGGTGGCCGTCGGGCAGCGGCTCCGGGTCGGTGACCTCGAGGCCGGCGCCGGCGATCTCGCCGTCGCGCAGGGCGGCCACCAGGGCGTCGGTGTCCACCAGCGGGCCGCGGCCGACGTTGACCAGCACGGCGGAGTCCTTCATGCGGCGCAGCACCGAGGCGTCGACGAGGCCGCGGGTGGACTCCGTCAGCGGGGCGGAGAGCACCACGGCGTCGGCACACGACCAGAACTCCGCGTCGGCGTAGGCCTCGGCGGCGGCGAGCGTCTCGTCGGCGCCGGGCACGTCGCGCCCGGAGTTGTTGACGGCGATGACGCGGCAGCCGAAGGGCTCGAGCATCCCGATCAGCGCCCGGGCGATGCCGCCGGCGCCGACGAGCGCGACGGTGGGCCCGCGGAAGAGCCAGCCCTGGGCGGCGTCGAGGTCCAGGCGCGCGTCGAAGGAGGCGGCCAGCGCCGCGGCCTTGTGCTGGTGCAGCTGGGAGAGCAGCAGCGCCAGGGCGGTCTCGGCGACGGGGCGGGCGTAGACGCCGCCGGCGTTGGCCCAGCGCACCGAGCCGTCGATGACGCCGGCGTCGATGAGCTCCTCGACCCCGGCGAAGACGTACTGGACGAAGCCGACCGAGTCGGGCAGGCGCGGGAAGCCCTCCGCACCTCCGGACCAGACGAGGAAATCGGCCTCGTCGAGGTCGCGGGTGTACCCGTGGCCGGCGGCCTCGAGTTCGGCGACGGGTTCGGGCCAGGCGTCGGGCAGCATGGTGAACTTCATGCCGCCCAGACTAACTAGAGCCGGGAGGCGAAGTTGGACAGGTAGTCGGCGTGCACGACGGGCCGGCGGCGGGCGGGCGGCAGCTCGCCGCTGTGCAGGCCGAGCATGCCGCGCAGCACGGGGGCGTCGTAGTTGACCTCGCCGCGGCCGACGACCTGCCCGTCGGGGCCGAGGATGTCGACGATGTCGCCGCGGGAGAACTCGCCCTCGGCCGCCGTGATGCCCACCGGCAGCAGCGAGGTGCCCCCGGCGGTCACGGCGTCGACCGCGCCGCGGTCGAGCACGAGGGTGCCCTCGGCGTCCGCGGCGTAGAGGGCCCAGAACTTCCAGGCCGACAGCGCGCGCTCGGGGCGCGGGTGGAAGACGGTGCCCACGTCCGCCGCCCCCAGGGCGTCCGCGATGTTTCCCGCCGAGGTCAGCAGCACCGGCACGCCGCCGCGGGTGGCCAGGCGCGCGGCGGAGACCTTGGAGGCCATCCCGCCGGTGCCCACCGCTCCCCCGGCGCCGGCCACGACGCCGTTGAGGTCGTGGCCGGTGCGCACCTCGGGCACGAAGCGCGCGCCCGGGTCGGCCGGGTTGCGGTCGTAGAGGCCGTCGACGTCGCTGAGCAGGATCAGCGCGTCGGCCTTGGTGAGATTGGCGACGATCGCGGCCAGCCGGTCGTTGTCGCCGAAGCGGAACTCGCTGGTGGCCACCGTGTCATTTTCATTGATGACGGGCACCGTGCCGAGCCGGCGCAGCCGGCCCAGCGTGCGCTGGGCGTTGCGGGCGCGGTCGCGCCGCCCGGCGTCGCCGGAGGTGAGCAGCACCTGCGCGGCGGTCACACCGTAGCGGGCGAAGCTGGCGGACCAGGCGTTGACCAGGTGGACCTGGCCGACGGCGGCGACGGCCTGTTTGGTGGCCAGGTCGGTCGGGCGGGCGGGGAGGTGCAGCGGCCCCATGCCGGCGGCCACCGCGCCCGAGGAGACGACGGTGACGTCACCGCCGCGGGCCATGCGCCCGTGCAGGGCGTCGACGAAGTGGTCGATGCGGGCGGTGTCGACGAGGTGGTCGGGGCCGGTCAGCGAGGACGAGCCGAACTTGACCACCACGTGGCGCGCGGCAGCGATCCGGGCGCGCACATCCGACGTTTCACTCATGGGTGAACATGCTAGTCAGCCCTGCCAGCGCTCGCGGTCGGCGGTCTCGTCCTCGTCGTACTGGTACTCGTCGATCAGGCCGCGGCGAGCCTGGGAGGCGCGCTTGCGCTCGGCGGCCGAGCGGCGCGTCGTGCGGCTCAGGCGGGCGTCGGTGCCGCGCGCGGAGTCGGTCGGGTCCACCCCGGCGCCGGTCAGCGGCTCCCAGTCGAAGCTGATGCCGCCGATGGTCACCGTCGCGCCCTCGACGGCGCCCGCGTCGCGCAGGGCGTCCTCGACGCCGGCGCGCGCCAGGCGGTCGGCCAGGTAGCCGACGGCCTCGTCGTTCTCGAAGTCGGTCTGCATGATCCAGCGCTCCGGGCGGTCGCCGAGCACGAGGAAGGCGCCCGGCTCCTCCGGGTCGGGCACGACCTCGTACTCGCCGCGGCCCTTCCTGTCGACGGCGCGCGGGCGCAGCACCTGCGCCTCCACCTGCGGGCGCGCGCTCTCGCGCGCGGCGCGCTCGGCGCGGGCGGCGTCGACAATTTCCAGCAGCTTGTACTTCAGCGGCTCCAGGCCCCGGTGCGCGACGGCGGAGATGATGAAGACGGGCCAGCCGAAGCGCTTTTCGAGCTCCGGCAGGACGAACTCAGCGAGCTCCTCGGCCTCGGGGACGTCGGCCTTGTTGAGCACGATCACGCGCGGGCGGTCGGCCAGGTCGCCCAGGCCGGAGTCGGCGGCCAGCGCCGAGCGGTAGTTGGCCAGCTCGTTCTCGAGGGCCTCGATGTCGCTCACGGGGTCGCGGCCGGGCTCGAGGGTGGCGGTGTCGACGACGTGGACGAGCACGGCGGTGCGCTCGATGTGGCGCAGGAAGTCCAGGCCGAGGCCCTTGCCCTCGCTCGCGCCCGGGATCAGGCCGGGCACGTCTGCGACGGTGAAGGTGTCGTGGCCGACGTTGACCACGCCGAGGTTCGGCTGCAGCGTGGTGAAGGGGTAGTCGCCGATCTTGGGCCGCGCCGCGGAGAGCACGGAGATCAGCGAGGATTTGCCCGAGGAGGGGAAGCCGATCAGGCCGACGTCGGCGACGGACTTCAGCTCCAGGACGAGGTCGCGCTGCTCGCCGGGCTCGCCCTTGAGCGCGAAGCCGGGGGCCTTGCGCTTGGCGGAGGCCAGCGCGGCGTTGCCCAGGCCGCCGTAGCCGCCCTCGGCGGCCATGAAGCGGGTGCCGGGCTCGGTCAGGTCGGCCAGCTGCTCGCCGTCCTCGGTGGTCACGACGGTGCCGACGGGCACCTGGAGGACGAGGTCCTCGCCGCGCGCGCCGTTGCGGTTGTCGCCGGCGCCGTTGGCGCCGCGCTCGGCCTTGATGTGCGGGCGGAAGTGGAAGTCGAGCAGCGTGTGGACGCGCTCGGAGACCTCCAGCAGGATGTCGCCGCCGTGGCCGCCGTTGCCGCCGTCGGGGCCGCCGAGCGGCTTGAACTTCTCGCGGTGGGTCGACGCCGCCCCGTGGCCGCCGTCGCCGGCGGTCAGGTGCAGCACGACGCGGTCGACGAAACGGGCCATGGTGGGACTCTCCTGGTTCTCTCGGGCGGCTCGCCTGCAGGTGACGCACGCGAGCCTACAGAAGAGCGCGGGCCCGCCCGGTGAAGGCGGACCCGCGCTCTGCGGTATAAGTGGACCGGGTGTTACGCGGTCGCGGCCTCGGTGGCCTCGGCCTCCGGGGCGGCCTCGAGGGACACCTCGTCGACGTTGACCACGCGACGGTTGCGCTTGGTGGAGAAGCGCACCTCGCCGGCCTTCAGGGCGAAGAGCGTGTCGTCGCCGCCGCGGCCGACGTTCTCACCGGGGTGGAACTTGGTGCCGCGCTGGCGGACGAGGATCTCGCCGGTGTTGACGAGCTGGCCACCGAAACGCTTGACGCCGAGGCGCTTGGCGTTGGAGTCACGGCCGTTGCTGGAGCTGGAAGCACCCTTCTTGTGTGCCATGTGGAATTCCCTCCTTCGCGGGAAAGTTTGCGCGCTCTGGGCGTCTTACTTGATGGAGTTGATCTTGAGGACGGTCAGCTTCTGACGGTGACCGACGCGGCGCTTGTAACCGGTCTTGTTCTTGTACTTCATGGTCTTGACCTTCGGGCCCTTGGTCTGCTCGACGATCTCGGCGTCAACGCTGACACCCTCGAGCTCGGAGGCCTTGGCCTTGACGTCGGCGCCGTCGACGAGCAGAACCGGGGAGAGAGCCACGGCCGTGCCCGGCTCACCCTCGATCTTCTCGACCTTGACGAGGTCACCTTCAGCGACCTTGTACTGCTTGCCGCCGGTCTTGACGATCGCGTACATAGGCGGGCTACCCCTTTAAAAATCTCGAATCTCGGTTCAGGATCCCGTCGACGGGCCTGACTGGTACATGATGTGTTCTGGTGCGCCGGACCCTCCCGTGCGGAGGGCGCGGAAAATCCACGCGGGGCCGAAAGGCCCGTCCGGAGCAGCGACTGTCAAAGACTACCCCGGGCACACGCGAAAAGACAAACCACGTTCCGCCCGGGGTGCGCCCCGACTAGCCGCGCCGACGCGTCGCGCGACGGCGTCCGCGGCGCCGCCCGTGCTGCGCGCCGGACTCCCGGCGGGGCTCCTCGCGGGCCGGCTCGGCCTTGCGCTTCGGCTCAGCCCTGTGGTCCGGCTCGCGCTCCGTACGACGCGTGGTGCGGCGCACGGCCCGGCGGCCACGGCGACCGCGACGCCCGCGGACGACCTTCGTCTCCGTGGACGAGGCGTCCTCGGCGGAGTCCCCGGCGTCGGAGTCGGCGTCGGAGTCCGAGCCGCGCCCGGCGCCGTGCCCGGGCTCGCGGTGCTCCGGCTCGGGCTCCTCGGTGAAGTCCTCCCGGCGCGGCCGGTGGTCCGAGCGCGAGTTGCCGCGGGTGCGGCGCCTGCGGCGCGGGGACTTCTCGAACTCCTCGAGGGCGGTCTCGTAGTCCGCGCCCGAGGGCTCGTCCGGGTCCTCGGCGTCGGCCTGGCTCAGGGCGTGGTCGACGATGCGGGTGATCTCCTCTACGCCCGCGTCGCCGCGCTCCTCGGTCCGGTCCGCGGAACGCTCGCGACCCCGGCCCCGACCGCGCCCACGGCGGCCGCGCCGGCCGCGGCGGGCCCGCGAACCGCGGCCCTCGCGCTCCTCGTGCGAGTCGTCCGAGCCGCGCGAGTCCCGCTCCGGCGCCTCGTCCCCGGCGGCCTCGTCGCCGCCGGCCACGACGCTGGCGGCCAGCTTCTCGAGCTCCTCGTCGGAGGCACGCCCCGCGCCGCGCCCACGGCGCCGGCGCGACGGACGCCCGTCGTGCGCGGCGTCGTCAATCTCCTTGGTCTCCTTGCGGCGCGGGTCGCCGGAGCCGTGGCCCTTGTCGCGGTCGTGGCGGCGACGGTCGCGCTCCTCGTGGCGGCGCGCCTTGTCGTCCTCCTCGACCGGGTCCTCGTGCAGGATGATGCCGCGGCCGTCACAGCACTCGCAGCGCGTGGAGAAGGTCTCCAGCAGGCCGGTGCCCAGGCGCTTGCGGGTCAGCTGGACCAGGCCCAGCGAGGTGACCTCGGAGACCTGGTGGCGGGTGCGGTCGCGGCCGAGCGCCTCGGTCAGGCGGCGCAGCACCAGGTCGCGGTTCTCCGGCAGCACCATGTCGATGAAGTCGACGACGATCATGCCGCCGATGTCGCGCAGCCGCAGCTGGCGGACGATCTCCTCGGCGGCCTCGAGGTTGTTGCGGGTGACCGTCTCCTCGAGGTTGCCGCCGGAGCCGGTGAAGCGGCCGGTGTTGACGTCGATGACGGTCATCGCCTCGGTGCGGTCGATGACCAGCGAGCCGCCGGAGGGCAGGAAGACCACGCGGCCGAGCGCCTTCTGCAGCTGCTCGTCGATGCGGTGCACCTCGAAGGCGTCGCGGTTGCC includes these proteins:
- the rsfS gene encoding ribosome silencing factor, which produces MTVSEESRRLASVAALAADDKQAENTAVIDVSDVLAISDAFVIASAGSEPQVRAIVDAVEDAMSEAGAEPLRREGNREYLWVLLDYGGVVVHVQRTAEREFYGLDRLYRDCPLIEVEGLEPPERPGRWADEVDPKDAESVEDLPLAAEAPGVGF
- a CDS encoding D-isomer specific 2-hydroxyacid dehydrogenase family protein produces the protein MKFTMLPDAWPEPVAELEAAGHGYTRDLDEADFLVWSGGAEGFPRLPDSVGFVQYVFAGVEELIDAGVIDGSVRWANAGGVYARPVAETALALLLSQLHQHKAAALAASFDARLDLDAAQGWLFRGPTVALVGAGGIARALIGMLEPFGCRVIAVNNSGRDVPGADETLAAAEAYADAEFWSCADAVVLSAPLTESTRGLVDASVLRRMKDSAVLVNVGRGPLVDTDALVAALRDGEIAGAGLEVTDPEPLPDGHPLWPLPNCTISPHIAATDRVARHLIGPQIVANAAAFANGETMPTEVDVEAGY
- the rplU gene encoding 50S ribosomal protein L21, producing the protein MYAIVKTGGKQYKVAEGDLVKVEKIEGEPGTAVALSPVLLVDGADVKAKASELEGVSVDAEIVEQTKGPKVKTMKYKNKTGYKRRVGHRQKLTVLKINSIK
- the rpmA gene encoding 50S ribosomal protein L27, with product MAHKKGASSSSNGRDSNAKRLGVKRFGGQLVNTGEILVRQRGTKFHPGENVGRGGDDTLFALKAGEVRFSTKRNRRVVNVDEVSLEAAPEAEATEAATA
- the nadD gene encoding nicotinate-nucleotide adenylyltransferase → MTSPNGAPRQRVGIMGGTFDPIHHGHLVAASEVAHRFALDKVIFVPTGNPWQKADKKVSDAEDRYLMTVIATASNPRFSVSRVDIDRGGPTYTVDTLTDLRAQFPDAELFFITGADAMRSIVTWHDWESMLDLAHFIGVTRPGYELDEAVVPEVHREHVSLVDVPALAISSTDCRERAAAGAPVWYLVPDGVVQYIAKRRLYSTAGEDRLTSPHSRRQ
- a CDS encoding glutamate-5-semialdehyde dehydrogenase codes for the protein MTADETHDETPERRRERGEVLAAARAARAVAPAIARLSSDRKNAALHAAADALEARTDEVLAANGADVEAGRAAGMSGSLIDRLSLDAARVAGMAAGLRQVAALTDPVGEVLGGHVMGNGIRMRRVRVPLGVMGMVYEARPNVTVDAFGLALKAGNVALLRGSRSARRSNEALVAVLRDALEASGLPREAVHLLPCESHGSVRDLITARGLVDVVIPRGGAKLIETVVLGATVPAIETGTGNCHVYIDASADLEQAIAIVLNGKTRRPSVCNATETVLLDSALDDAARLAVVRALQEAGVTVHGDVDELAAFGARDVVAADEHDWGEEYLSMDIACAVVDGVDGAIAHIARWTTGHTEAVCAESRRVCERFTAEVDAAAVMVNASTAFTDGEQYDMGAEIGISTQKLHARGPMALPELTSTKWILEGDGQTRP
- the proB gene encoding glutamate 5-kinase; the protein is MSETSDVRARIAAARHVVVKFGSSSLTGPDHLVDTARIDHFVDALHGRMARGGDVTVVSSGAVAAGMGPLHLPARPTDLATKQAVAAVGQVHLVNAWSASFARYGVTAAQVLLTSGDAGRRDRARNAQRTLGRLRRLGTVPVINENDTVATSEFRFGDNDRLAAIVANLTKADALILLSDVDGLYDRNPADPGARFVPEVRTGHDLNGVVAGAGGAVGTGGMASKVSAARLATRGGVPVLLTSAGNIADALGAADVGTVFHPRPERALSAWKFWALYAADAEGTLVLDRGAVDAVTAGGTSLLPVGITAAEGEFSRGDIVDILGPDGQVVGRGEVNYDAPVLRGMLGLHSGELPPARRRPVVHADYLSNFASRL
- the obgE gene encoding GTPase ObgE — translated: MARFVDRVVLHLTAGDGGHGAASTHREKFKPLGGPDGGNGGHGGDILLEVSERVHTLLDFHFRPHIKAERGANGAGDNRNGARGEDLVLQVPVGTVVTTEDGEQLADLTEPGTRFMAAEGGYGGLGNAALASAKRKAPGFALKGEPGEQRDLVLELKSVADVGLIGFPSSGKSSLISVLSAARPKIGDYPFTTLQPNLGVVNVGHDTFTVADVPGLIPGASEGKGLGLDFLRHIERTAVLVHVVDTATLEPGRDPVSDIEALENELANYRSALAADSGLGDLADRPRVIVLNKADVPEAEELAEFVLPELEKRFGWPVFIISAVAHRGLEPLKYKLLEIVDAARAERAARESARPQVEAQVLRPRAVDRKGRGEYEVVPDPEEPGAFLVLGDRPERWIMQTDFENDEAVGYLADRLARAGVEDALRDAGAVEGATVTIGGISFDWEPLTGAGVDPTDSARGTDARLSRTTRRSAAERKRASQARRGLIDEYQYDEDETADRERWQG
- a CDS encoding D-isomer specific 2-hydroxyacid dehydrogenase family protein; this translates as MRYVMLPEPWEETEADLAAAGHERVEDLEKADFLLYTGYWDAFPELPDNIRFVQTAFAGLDALVRNGQLDPKVRWANAAGWYADSVAESTLGLLLGVLHEHKLATRAGSFDVVPTIQARSRYLFHEMTVVILGAGGIGERLIEMLAPFHVHVIAVNTSGRDVPGAHETVALADAAGAWGRVDVLVNLLPLTDATRGVVDADLLAALKAGCIVVNTGRGGTVDTDALVAALASGHLGGAGLDVTDPEPLPEDHPLWAMDNVLITPHSANTLPNMHRVTGPRTLENIAAFEAGERMPTEVDVAAQY